A stretch of Imperialibacter roseus DNA encodes these proteins:
- a CDS encoding cation:proton antiporter codes for MIIAELLPSGYNPVLVFTIVLLIILLAPMVMEKLRMPGIIGMILAGVIFGPYGLDVLENNAAFRLFGTVGLLYLMFVAGLEMDMNQFRQSRMKSLTFGLLTFTIPLAIGFPVCYYLLEYNFLGSLLIASMFSTHTLISYPIVQKLGITKNEAVIIAIGGTIITDVMVLVLLAVISATSNGESDLITWVKFVGSFGASSLVVLAGFPALARWFLRRIEGEKVSHYIFVLALVFVAALLFELSGVEPIIGAFLAGLSLNRLIPKASPLMSRIDFMGNALFIPFFLISVGLLINIPAITSSMETVTLAVTLTLVALLGKWIASLFTQKILGLQKDQRNLVFGLSSSHAAATIAVILVGFRLGIVGENVLDATILLIFITCLLASLVTARAGKKIAIKNLPGATSAAPLTERILVPISNPATIEYLIDFAMMIKTPTSIEPVVPFAVVRDNEEAHTNLENSRKILDRAAKHASASNSLVNLVTRIDVNASSAISRASRELGITDIVIGWHSKQKTADKIFGTTLDRLLKQTGQTLFVCRLVTPLNAYKRLKLFIPENAELEKGFEDIMLKIIRMTKHTEASLLISGSHACKASIESLLQKNKMKVLMHWNVPEGRLDTQSFFQLITPQDMVVLIGAREGSISYEKEFDSLPEMITTQFSLTNIIIVYPAQ; via the coding sequence ATGATCATAGCGGAGTTATTGCCCTCAGGCTACAATCCAGTGCTGGTCTTTACCATTGTGCTGCTGATTATTCTCCTTGCACCGATGGTCATGGAAAAGCTCCGCATGCCCGGAATCATCGGGATGATACTTGCCGGAGTGATATTTGGACCTTATGGGCTCGATGTGCTTGAGAACAATGCGGCCTTTCGGCTTTTTGGCACAGTCGGCCTTCTGTATTTAATGTTCGTGGCTGGGCTGGAGATGGACATGAACCAATTCAGACAAAGCAGGATGAAGAGCCTCACATTTGGCCTTCTCACGTTCACCATTCCGTTGGCCATTGGTTTCCCGGTTTGCTACTACCTCCTGGAATACAATTTTCTTGGCTCTTTGCTCATCGCTAGTATGTTCTCCACTCATACGCTGATCTCCTACCCGATCGTGCAGAAATTGGGCATCACTAAAAATGAAGCGGTGATCATTGCCATCGGAGGCACCATCATTACCGACGTTATGGTGCTTGTTTTGCTGGCCGTGATCTCAGCCACTTCCAATGGTGAATCAGACCTCATTACCTGGGTAAAGTTCGTGGGATCCTTTGGTGCGTCATCCCTTGTTGTTTTGGCGGGTTTTCCTGCATTGGCCAGGTGGTTTCTTCGGAGAATAGAAGGAGAGAAAGTCTCTCACTATATTTTTGTACTGGCTCTGGTTTTTGTTGCCGCTTTGCTCTTTGAGTTGTCTGGAGTGGAGCCCATCATAGGTGCCTTTCTGGCTGGCCTTTCCCTCAATCGGCTGATTCCCAAAGCCTCACCTTTAATGAGCCGGATTGATTTTATGGGAAATGCACTCTTTATTCCCTTTTTCCTGATCAGCGTAGGCCTGCTGATCAATATACCCGCCATTACCTCGAGCATGGAGACTGTTACCCTCGCTGTCACGCTGACATTGGTGGCACTACTCGGCAAGTGGATAGCCTCTTTGTTTACACAAAAAATACTCGGCCTGCAAAAAGACCAACGAAACCTGGTTTTTGGGCTAAGCAGCTCCCACGCCGCAGCCACTATTGCTGTGATTTTAGTTGGGTTCCGCCTTGGTATCGTTGGCGAAAATGTATTGGACGCAACCATCCTCCTCATTTTTATCACCTGCCTTTTGGCATCATTGGTTACCGCCAGAGCAGGAAAAAAAATTGCCATCAAAAATTTGCCTGGTGCTACATCCGCAGCGCCATTGACGGAGCGAATACTAGTGCCAATTTCGAATCCCGCTACCATTGAATACCTGATCGATTTTGCCATGATGATCAAAACTCCGACTTCGATAGAGCCGGTAGTGCCCTTTGCAGTTGTGCGTGATAATGAGGAGGCCCACACCAACCTGGAAAACAGCCGAAAAATACTTGACAGGGCAGCGAAACATGCATCGGCCAGCAACAGCCTGGTGAATTTGGTCACCAGAATCGACGTCAACGCATCAAGTGCCATCAGCAGGGCCTCCAGGGAACTCGGCATAACCGACATTGTAATTGGCTGGCATTCGAAGCAAAAAACAGCGGACAAAATATTTGGAACCACGCTTGACCGCCTGCTGAAACAAACCGGTCAGACGCTCTTTGTGTGCCGACTTGTAACACCGCTCAATGCTTATAAGCGGCTAAAGCTTTTTATACCGGAAAATGCTGAGCTTGAAAAAGGGTTTGAGGACATCATGCTAAAGATCATTCGTATGACGAAGCATACCGAAGCGAGTTTGCTTATATCAGGCAGCCATGCCTGCAAAGCCTCCATTGAATCACTGCTCCAAAAAAATAAAATGAAGGTTTTGATGCACTGGAATGTCCCCGAAGGTCGCCTCGATACGCAGTCTTTTTTTCAGCTAATTACTCCACAAGACATGGTCGTTTTGATAGGTGCCAGAGAAGGCTCAATCTCTTACGAGAAAGAATTTGATTCACTGCCGGAGATGATCACCACGCAGTTTTCATTAACCAATATTATTATCGTTTATCCGGCACAGTAA
- a CDS encoding ATP-binding protein translates to MPKVSFEPSFINMDLLKALQENPSLQGVSDNQLQWLIDNSECRDFQEGEFLFKKGDAADHMMILLSGKARAYAIQNNQKRELFELEPPDISGLLPFSRLKTAVGYAEVVQPTTVLLTSREKLKELVCTHYDLTEKLVHEMTSRVREFTSMQRQNEKMMALGKLSAGLAHELNNPAAAIVRSSDELKKHLAYTPERFKQVISMKLEEEQVDAVNAILYEKAKAGRQNLGLRERNKQEEEILDWFDDNDLEGGDDLAENFIEYGIGPKELDMVREYIPEKELLPVLFWLDNVLTTERMVGDINEASTRISKLVQSVKSYSHMDRGHDKAPTNIHIGIKDTLTMLDHKIRKANISLAIDVASGIPPINLLAGEMNQVWTNIIDNAIDALEGVPSPMLTVQSVKDGEFVKVHIIDNGPGIPPDLLGKIFDPFFTTKEVGKGSGLGLEIAKNIVEQHNGTLKAASRPGETIFTVCIPLKDK, encoded by the coding sequence ATGCCAAAGGTGTCTTTCGAACCATCATTTATCAATATGGATTTATTAAAAGCACTACAGGAGAACCCTAGCCTCCAGGGGGTTTCGGATAATCAGTTGCAGTGGCTGATCGACAATTCTGAATGCCGTGACTTCCAGGAAGGAGAGTTCTTATTTAAAAAGGGCGATGCTGCCGATCATATGATGATTCTCCTTTCGGGAAAGGCAAGGGCCTACGCTATACAAAACAACCAAAAGAGGGAGCTTTTTGAGCTTGAGCCGCCAGATATAAGCGGGCTGCTGCCTTTTTCCAGGTTAAAAACGGCGGTTGGTTATGCAGAAGTGGTTCAACCAACCACTGTGCTCCTTACTTCCCGAGAAAAGTTAAAAGAGCTTGTGTGCACACACTATGATTTGACTGAGAAGCTTGTGCACGAAATGACCTCCAGGGTGAGGGAGTTTACTTCTATGCAGCGGCAAAATGAAAAGATGATGGCCCTTGGTAAGCTCTCTGCAGGCCTCGCTCATGAGCTTAACAACCCTGCCGCAGCTATAGTCAGAAGTTCCGATGAACTCAAAAAGCACCTGGCCTACACCCCTGAAAGGTTCAAGCAGGTGATATCGATGAAGCTTGAAGAGGAGCAAGTAGATGCTGTGAATGCAATTCTTTATGAAAAAGCCAAAGCGGGGCGTCAAAACCTGGGATTGAGAGAGAGAAATAAACAAGAAGAAGAAATTCTGGACTGGTTCGACGACAATGACCTGGAAGGGGGAGACGACCTTGCAGAAAACTTTATCGAATATGGAATAGGGCCCAAGGAACTGGATATGGTTAGGGAGTATATTCCAGAAAAAGAGCTTCTGCCTGTGCTGTTCTGGCTCGACAATGTATTGACCACCGAACGCATGGTTGGCGATATCAACGAGGCCTCCACTCGCATTTCCAAGCTGGTACAGTCGGTGAAATCGTATTCCCACATGGACAGGGGGCACGACAAAGCCCCGACCAATATCCACATTGGCATCAAGGATACGCTGACGATGCTTGACCACAAAATCAGGAAAGCCAATATTTCGTTGGCCATCGACGTGGCTTCGGGTATTCCTCCAATTAATTTGCTGGCTGGAGAAATGAATCAGGTGTGGACAAATATTATCGACAACGCCATTGATGCGCTGGAAGGAGTGCCTTCGCCGATGCTAACAGTGCAGTCGGTAAAGGATGGAGAGTTTGTGAAAGTGCATATCATCGATAACGGCCCTGGTATTCCTCCAGACCTTTTAGGCAAGATTTTCGACCCATTTTTCACTACCAAAGAGGTGGGAAAGGGCTCGGGGCTGGGGCTTGAAATAGCCAAAAATATTGTTGAACAACACAATGGTACACTAAAGGCCGCCTCCCGTCCGGGTGAAACTATTTTTACCGTATGTATCCCATTGAAAGACAAGTAA
- a CDS encoding sulfatase, whose product MTYRLKLFGVLCLGVSSIFSCTPKEKVHKPTNVLFIIVDDLRPELGCYGHPVVQSPNIDRIAGEGVLFKNAFCNIPVCGASRASFLTGLRPMQNRFLTYMTYAQDDAPGAISLPQYFKDNGYTTVSNGKVFHNEDDHAAAWDINWRPSDLLDYHTAENSGTDMANRGRPYERGNVPDSVYNDAKIAAKSIIDLKALAAAGKPFFMAVGFLKPHLPFNAPEKYWQLYDGKVTLPDNNYVPAGAPARSVHNSGELRNYADVPKEGPVSDSLALTLIQGYYASVSYVDAQIGKVLDELKELGLDKNTHIVLIGDHGYNLLEHTMWCKHCNYRNSLRSTMIWKSPKAKAGSISNAIVEYVDIFPTLADLAGLPKPAQLQGESLMVELVSPSTAPAGFAISRWTNGYTITTPDYAYTEWVNDSLQWQDEMLYDHRSDLEENENIAAGNQTVVDSLSKLLRKNWRLE is encoded by the coding sequence ATGACCTACAGACTCAAACTTTTTGGCGTTTTATGCTTGGGTGTTTCTTCCATCTTCTCTTGCACTCCGAAAGAGAAGGTGCACAAACCCACCAACGTTCTCTTCATCATTGTCGACGATCTGCGCCCTGAGCTTGGCTGCTACGGCCACCCCGTTGTTCAGTCGCCCAATATAGACCGGATAGCAGGAGAGGGCGTTTTGTTCAAAAATGCCTTTTGCAATATTCCGGTTTGCGGAGCGTCGAGGGCCAGTTTTCTCACAGGGCTGAGGCCGATGCAAAACCGCTTTCTCACCTACATGACCTACGCTCAGGACGATGCGCCCGGAGCGATCTCGTTGCCTCAGTATTTCAAAGACAACGGCTACACCACCGTGTCCAATGGCAAGGTGTTTCACAATGAAGACGACCACGCCGCCGCCTGGGACATCAACTGGAGGCCTTCTGACTTGCTGGATTACCACACAGCCGAAAACAGCGGCACCGATATGGCCAACAGAGGAAGGCCTTACGAACGGGGCAATGTGCCTGATAGCGTTTATAATGATGCTAAGATTGCGGCTAAGAGCATTATCGATCTAAAGGCACTGGCGGCGGCCGGTAAGCCCTTCTTCATGGCTGTTGGTTTCCTAAAGCCACACCTGCCGTTCAACGCTCCCGAAAAGTATTGGCAGCTATATGATGGCAAAGTGACCCTGCCAGATAATAATTATGTGCCGGCGGGTGCCCCAGCACGCTCCGTTCACAACTCAGGTGAATTGAGAAACTATGCTGACGTGCCCAAAGAGGGCCCCGTGAGCGACTCATTGGCTCTGACACTGATACAAGGATATTATGCCAGTGTGAGCTATGTCGACGCCCAGATAGGAAAGGTACTCGATGAATTAAAGGAGTTAGGTCTCGATAAAAACACGCATATTGTGCTCATTGGTGACCATGGCTACAACCTGCTGGAACATACCATGTGGTGCAAGCATTGCAACTACCGTAACTCCCTGCGGTCAACTATGATCTGGAAATCGCCAAAGGCAAAGGCTGGAAGCATCTCCAATGCCATCGTTGAGTACGTCGACATTTTCCCCACCCTGGCTGACCTCGCAGGGCTGCCAAAACCAGCACAGTTACAAGGTGAGAGCCTGATGGTCGAGTTGGTGTCTCCATCAACGGCGCCCGCTGGCTTTGCCATTTCCCGATGGACGAACGGCTACACCATCACCACGCCGGACTATGCTTACACCGAGTGGGTGAACGACAGCCTGCAATGGCAGGACGAAATGCTATATGATCACCGAAGCGATCTGGAGGAAAATGAAAACATTGCCGCTGGGAACCAAACGGTGGTGGACAGCCTGAGTAAACTATTAAGAAAGAATTGGAGATTGGAGTAA
- the tnpA gene encoding IS200/IS605 family transposase, whose translation MPHSYHRIWIHAIWATKERQPLIHQSVERKIYDFMTGQFTEMGCAVRIINGMEDHVHCLFLLNAQTSIAEVIKQVKGSSSHWINEQQLIKDRFSWQTGYAVYSVSESVMETVFQYIKNQKRHHKTRSFQVELDGLNQLHKLGGVPLS comes from the coding sequence ATGCCTCATTCATATCATCGTATTTGGATTCACGCTATTTGGGCTACCAAAGAACGGCAGCCCTTGATTCATCAGTCGGTTGAACGGAAGATATATGATTTTATGACGGGCCAATTTACAGAAATGGGTTGCGCTGTGAGAATCATCAACGGAATGGAGGATCATGTTCATTGTTTGTTTTTGTTAAATGCTCAGACCAGTATTGCAGAGGTCATAAAGCAAGTGAAGGGGAGTTCCTCCCATTGGATCAATGAACAACAATTAATTAAGGACAGATTTTCGTGGCAAACTGGTTATGCGGTGTATTCAGTGAGTGAATCCGTTATGGAAACAGTTTTTCAATATATAAAGAATCAAAAGAGACATCATAAGACGAGATCATTTCAAGTGGAACTTGACGGCCTGAACCAATTACATAAGTTAGGTGGAGTGCCCCTATCATAG
- a CDS encoding amylo-alpha-1,6-glucosidase has translation MLKRDSLVPFLIFSVCFLHSCETPKPVSENIPGINADASSPIYTTYAAARERSAFILDEGYEFVFNDDETFPVFTSDTGGEIGFSFATKDSWIYKTGDYVQKPVIHSSFPDEVNFSFSPIGGIEVKSKFLVYSSVSAVLESTFINNTDSTVSFDYIPFIQGNSRLFNGYWLGDGVLRFNHEEFPDTWTVGHKVPFTDSLQNFFKMSVEPDQAGAFSSFSEEASYLPWKVLPGKMPVTEVNGRLYNEGGQRVMTQLPEVRLQAYVDNDTKHLLTESSPVFESLQGALNSDGYFRMELSQLPGAGRAAQYTLTAVDETLGIVAQRTDSIPPARTQFSGSLRPSDIKLPAAPQRFEVIMQEKNRAALSWSKPSDGSQVIIYRKKENDSYYTQFTRPLSTTNLMVQLPTDDIYCFVAVGAGTGGEIGMHTRERNTLSGHSLKQAVVANDWKDDSLKYFKIAAYSKSITLAPGESTSIRVARSVAPLKKKTDWKEAEKLLDKDFTLDMGGRLAYLESMPELSGLSADQQLLYLSGWNMMQQVFYPAEGKSSYPYYVFSREPVWGWGHGGQVFHESLTMLALALQDPELAMNSQRVFKERQYENGYINYRTGGYLDEIIEHEGELTSSAPWYAWINWEVYKITQDKDFLAEMYESSKRFYEFYVSNRDKDGDGLCEWGGHAILESVRDADVAVWDEVGWPANFEAVDLNSMLVMEAKSLEQMAAALGKTDEAARWKADHEQRTRLINATFWDETTGFYYNADKADNDFTFEKTDDLKRMEIIGFLPMWAGIASKEQADKLLDHLTNPDKFWRPYGVPSLAADDPFYNDKGYWNGPVWVEWDYLIQRGLQNYGYDAEAKELVNRVSTSMIYQLKENHNLWEFYSPDEPWAGYHRTYIWAGIVNRMMWDVHK, from the coding sequence ATGCTAAAAAGAGATTCATTAGTTCCATTTCTTATATTTTCTGTCTGTTTCCTCCATAGCTGCGAAACCCCAAAGCCTGTCAGCGAAAACATACCCGGAATTAATGCAGATGCCTCCTCACCAATCTATACCACCTACGCTGCCGCCAGAGAGCGCTCCGCCTTTATCCTCGATGAGGGCTATGAGTTCGTTTTTAATGATGACGAAACATTCCCTGTTTTTACTTCAGACACAGGTGGAGAAATTGGGTTTTCTTTCGCAACAAAGGACAGTTGGATTTATAAAACGGGTGACTACGTACAAAAACCAGTCATCCATTCGTCGTTTCCTGATGAAGTGAACTTTTCATTTTCGCCTATTGGTGGCATTGAAGTAAAGAGTAAGTTTTTAGTGTACAGCTCTGTGTCTGCAGTACTGGAAAGCACATTTATCAACAATACCGATTCTACCGTTTCCTTTGACTACATCCCTTTTATTCAGGGAAATAGCAGGCTTTTCAACGGCTATTGGCTCGGGGACGGAGTACTACGCTTTAACCACGAGGAATTCCCAGACACCTGGACAGTTGGACATAAAGTACCATTCACAGATTCGCTGCAGAACTTTTTCAAAATGTCGGTGGAGCCCGATCAGGCTGGTGCTTTCAGCTCTTTTTCAGAGGAAGCCAGCTATTTACCCTGGAAAGTATTACCGGGGAAAATGCCGGTGACAGAAGTAAACGGCAGACTTTACAACGAGGGTGGCCAACGGGTAATGACGCAACTTCCTGAAGTGAGGCTCCAGGCCTATGTCGACAACGACACAAAACATCTTTTGACGGAAAGCAGCCCTGTCTTTGAGAGCCTGCAGGGCGCATTGAATTCAGACGGCTATTTCCGCATGGAGCTAAGTCAACTACCGGGCGCTGGCAGGGCTGCGCAATACACACTTACCGCTGTCGATGAAACATTGGGCATCGTTGCGCAGCGAACCGACTCCATCCCGCCGGCACGCACCCAGTTTTCAGGTAGCCTGCGACCTTCTGACATCAAATTACCAGCTGCTCCACAAAGATTTGAAGTGATCATGCAGGAAAAAAACAGAGCGGCCCTTAGCTGGAGCAAACCATCGGATGGCAGTCAGGTTATCATTTACAGGAAAAAAGAAAACGATAGCTACTACACGCAATTTACCAGGCCGCTATCCACCACCAACCTGATGGTGCAACTGCCTACCGATGATATCTATTGCTTCGTGGCGGTGGGCGCTGGCACAGGTGGGGAAATTGGGATGCACACCCGGGAACGGAATACCCTGTCTGGCCATTCGCTCAAACAGGCAGTTGTGGCCAATGACTGGAAAGATGACAGCCTGAAATACTTCAAAATAGCGGCGTACAGCAAAAGTATCACACTAGCTCCCGGCGAATCGACCAGCATTCGGGTAGCAAGGTCGGTGGCTCCTTTGAAGAAAAAAACGGACTGGAAAGAGGCGGAAAAGCTTCTGGATAAAGACTTCACCCTGGACATGGGAGGCAGGCTGGCCTACCTGGAAAGTATGCCGGAGTTGTCCGGCCTTTCAGCCGACCAACAGTTGCTATACCTGTCGGGCTGGAACATGATGCAACAGGTGTTTTACCCCGCAGAAGGCAAGAGCAGCTACCCGTACTACGTCTTCAGCCGGGAGCCCGTGTGGGGCTGGGGCCATGGCGGGCAGGTGTTTCACGAAAGCCTGACGATGCTGGCGCTGGCACTACAGGATCCGGAGCTGGCTATGAACTCTCAAAGGGTGTTTAAAGAGAGGCAGTATGAGAACGGTTATATCAACTACCGGACGGGTGGCTATCTGGATGAAATCATTGAGCACGAGGGTGAACTCACCTCATCGGCCCCCTGGTATGCCTGGATCAACTGGGAGGTATACAAAATCACGCAAGACAAAGATTTTTTGGCTGAAATGTATGAATCGAGCAAAAGGTTTTACGAGTTCTATGTTTCCAACCGGGACAAAGACGGCGACGGGCTTTGCGAATGGGGCGGGCATGCCATATTGGAATCGGTGAGGGATGCCGATGTGGCCGTATGGGACGAAGTGGGCTGGCCGGCGAACTTTGAGGCAGTGGATCTCAATTCCATGCTAGTGATGGAAGCGAAGTCGCTGGAGCAAATGGCAGCTGCTTTGGGAAAAACGGACGAGGCTGCCCGATGGAAAGCTGACCATGAACAGAGAACCAGGCTCATCAATGCTACTTTCTGGGATGAAACGACTGGCTTTTACTATAATGCCGACAAAGCAGACAACGACTTTACTTTTGAGAAAACAGACGACCTGAAGCGCATGGAAATTATCGGCTTTTTGCCAATGTGGGCCGGTATAGCCTCAAAAGAACAAGCCGACAAGCTGCTGGACCACCTAACCAATCCCGATAAATTCTGGCGTCCATATGGCGTGCCCAGCCTTGCGGCAGATGACCCTTTTTACAATGACAAAGGCTATTGGAATGGCCCAGTGTGGGTAGAATGGGACTATCTGATTCAGCGGGGATTGCAAAACTATGGATACGATGCTGAAGCAAAAGAACTGGTGAACCGGGTTTCAACCAGTATGATTTACCAGTTGAAAGAGAATCACAATCTTTGGGAATTTTATAGCCCCGATGAGCCCTGGGCCGGCTATCATCGCACCTATATTTGGGCGGGTATTGTGAATAGGATGATGTGGGATGTGCACAAATGA
- a CDS encoding 3-keto-disaccharide hydrolase, whose translation MKKILFSALAAFVAMSAYAQQKGDPKLTEFYEPVPPVVTPGDTPSDAPSDAIVLYNGSDLSEWVSTNDPSKPAGWTSLGGVITVDKSQGNIQTKRTFTDYQLHLEWYEPVGITETGQARGNSGLFLASTGPGDDGYEIQILDCYNNATYVNGQTGSIYKQGVPLANACKKPGEWQIYDIVWTAPRFNSDGSLKSPARVTAFHNGVLVQNNFELKGGTVYIGQPSYKKHGASPIKLQAHGDPSKPISFRNIWIREL comes from the coding sequence ATGAAAAAGATACTTTTCAGCGCCCTTGCTGCCTTTGTTGCCATGTCGGCTTACGCCCAACAAAAAGGTGATCCAAAGCTCACAGAATTTTATGAGCCAGTGCCACCGGTGGTCACTCCTGGTGATACTCCATCCGATGCGCCGTCGGACGCTATTGTACTTTACAATGGCAGTGACCTGAGCGAATGGGTAAGCACCAATGATCCTTCAAAGCCTGCAGGCTGGACAAGCCTGGGCGGCGTAATTACCGTAGACAAAAGCCAGGGCAATATTCAGACGAAAAGAACCTTCACTGACTACCAACTGCACCTTGAGTGGTACGAGCCGGTGGGCATCACCGAAACCGGACAAGCCAGAGGCAATAGTGGTCTTTTCCTGGCCAGCACCGGCCCCGGCGACGATGGCTACGAAATCCAAATTCTTGACTGCTACAATAATGCTACTTACGTAAACGGCCAAACAGGAAGCATTTACAAACAAGGCGTGCCGCTTGCCAATGCGTGTAAGAAGCCCGGGGAATGGCAGATTTATGACATTGTATGGACGGCTCCCCGCTTTAATAGTGATGGTTCTTTGAAAAGCCCTGCAAGAGTGACTGCTTTTCATAACGGCGTGTTAGTGCAAAATAATTTTGAGCTAAAAGGTGGTACTGTTTACATCGGACAGCCTTCTTACAAAAAGCATGGTGCTTCGCCTATCAAACTTCAGGCCCATGGCGACCCAAGCAAGCCGATCAGTTTCAGAAACATTTGGATAAGAGAGTTGTAA
- a CDS encoding M24 family metallopeptidase, translating to MNRRKFFDQSIKATGAVAAVGLTACATEDKPKETVAEAGPFDHLKSMVDDMKPISNEERKQRIEKAQRLMVENKIDALYLESGSTMVYFTGIKWGRSERMMAAIIPAKGELAYVCPAFEEERLKERILFGNDLRVWQEHESPYKLVGSILKDNGISTGKIGVEESVRFFLFDGLRKELPQIQFVDAFPVAAGCRMIKSPTELALMKRANEITIEAYRAAIAVMKDGMSQYEFSGNISAAFKKLGVTGGASVMFGEWAAYPHGSQTAQSMKEGDIVLMDGGCNLHDYSSDITRTTIFGKPTQRQTDIWNKVKESQTAAMAAVKPGATCGSIDDVGRKVIEDAGFGPGYKNFFHRLGHGIGMDGHEWPYLVKGNELKLQPGMCFSDEPGIYIYGEIGVRLEDCFYVTEDGGQLFTPQSISIEEPFGV from the coding sequence ATGAACAGAAGGAAATTCTTCGACCAATCGATTAAAGCAACTGGTGCCGTAGCTGCCGTTGGCCTCACTGCCTGCGCAACTGAAGACAAACCCAAAGAAACAGTAGCAGAAGCAGGCCCATTCGACCACCTGAAGTCGATGGTGGACGACATGAAGCCGATCAGCAATGAGGAAAGGAAGCAGCGCATAGAAAAAGCGCAGCGGCTGATGGTGGAGAATAAAATCGACGCTCTATACCTGGAGTCAGGCTCTACGATGGTGTACTTCACAGGCATTAAGTGGGGACGTAGCGAACGGATGATGGCAGCCATTATCCCTGCCAAGGGAGAGCTGGCCTATGTGTGTCCAGCGTTTGAAGAGGAGAGACTGAAAGAAAGAATTCTGTTTGGCAACGACCTGAGGGTATGGCAGGAGCACGAAAGCCCTTACAAACTTGTAGGCAGCATTCTCAAAGACAATGGCATTAGTACCGGCAAAATTGGTGTTGAAGAATCTGTGCGGTTTTTCCTTTTCGACGGATTAAGAAAAGAGCTGCCGCAGATTCAGTTCGTAGACGCCTTCCCGGTAGCAGCTGGCTGCCGCATGATTAAATCTCCGACTGAGTTGGCGTTGATGAAAAGAGCCAATGAAATCACCATTGAAGCTTACAGAGCTGCGATTGCTGTCATGAAAGATGGCATGTCGCAATACGAGTTCAGCGGAAACATCTCTGCGGCATTCAAAAAGCTGGGAGTGACCGGTGGCGCCAGCGTGATGTTTGGGGAGTGGGCGGCCTACCCGCATGGCAGCCAAACGGCTCAAAGCATGAAAGAAGGCGACATCGTATTAATGGACGGGGGCTGCAACCTGCACGACTACTCGTCGGACATTACCAGAACCACGATCTTCGGCAAGCCCACACAACGTCAAACTGACATCTGGAACAAAGTAAAAGAATCACAAACAGCCGCTATGGCAGCTGTGAAGCCTGGCGCTACTTGTGGTTCCATTGACGATGTTGGCCGCAAAGTAATTGAGGATGCCGGCTTCGGGCCAGGCTACAAAAACTTCTTCCACCGCCTGGGCCACGGCATCGGCATGGATGGACACGAATGGCCTTATTTGGTGAAAGGGAACGAATTGAAACTACAACCCGGCATGTGCTTTAGCGACGAGCCCGGCATCTACATTTACGGAGAGATTGGCGTGCGCCTGGAAGACTGCTTCTATGTGACCGAAGACGGAGGCCAGTTGTTCACTCCGCAAAGTATTAGTATTGAAGAGCCGTTTGGGGTTTAG
- a CDS encoding 3-keto-disaccharide hydrolase — translation MKNILFSALAFLVAFGACAQVKEGEDPKTTEVWEPAVKKITPGKQYGAPPSDAIVLFDGKNLDKWESGKGGPAEWTVADGAVTVAAGKGVIQTKQKFDNYQLHIEWRAPSEIKGEGQGRGNSGVFMQGIYEVQVLDSYESRTYSNGQASSIYKQSPPLVNATRAPGEWQTYDIIYTAPVFNDKGEVVHEATVTVLHNGVVTQNHTRIWGNTAYIGSPTYKAHGKGPIMLQDHGNPVSFRNIWIREM, via the coding sequence ATGAAAAACATATTATTCAGCGCTTTAGCCTTTCTGGTAGCCTTTGGGGCTTGCGCACAGGTGAAAGAGGGTGAAGACCCAAAAACAACAGAAGTTTGGGAGCCCGCCGTGAAGAAAATAACTCCCGGCAAACAGTACGGTGCTCCGCCGTCAGATGCCATCGTGCTTTTTGATGGGAAAAACCTCGACAAATGGGAATCTGGAAAAGGCGGCCCGGCAGAGTGGACGGTAGCCGACGGTGCTGTGACCGTAGCGGCCGGCAAAGGAGTAATCCAAACTAAACAGAAATTTGACAACTATCAGCTTCACATTGAGTGGCGTGCTCCCTCCGAAATAAAAGGCGAAGGACAGGGCCGGGGCAACAGTGGTGTGTTTATGCAGGGCATTTACGAAGTGCAGGTGCTCGATAGCTACGAAAGCCGCACCTATTCAAATGGTCAGGCAAGCAGTATTTACAAGCAATCGCCTCCGCTCGTAAACGCCACAAGGGCACCAGGCGAGTGGCAGACATATGACATCATCTACACTGCTCCTGTTTTCAACGACAAAGGGGAAGTAGTGCACGAAGCAACTGTAACGGTGCTGCACAACGGCGTGGTCACTCAAAACCATACCCGCATCTGGGGAAACACGGCCTATATCGGGTCGCCAACCTACAAAGCCCATGGCAAAGGCCCGATCATGCTGCAGGATCATGGCAACCCTGTGAGCTTCAGGAATATTTGGATCAGGGAGATGTAG